In the Bernardetia sp. genome, one interval contains:
- a CDS encoding PcfJ domain-containing protein, producing the protein MALSKLKLRKLREQQIIQDYQNSLKESKQHSVKSLRKVAKKHYNDEPSPIYASDKARKLVELMSSGSHSKEFSDIVARIAKKGKVESLLQEEYMLDALASVAKEHAFFVRNIEDWKPKGRNSLKLFTDLVRHLFVKYEVPHCMTSLWFDNENQLARSWFIDVAQGKNASKLNHFPVPITKKEAHHFVKAPAKFTFVAAIRYGQAKAMGASTPFINNLIKTDLGKYLYPKENFWKEVIGFLYRNRPNATAQELEIVVEYIWAQKFAKTWGANNKGQVVRKNPPFPNFELKGRTWDALWRVAFEWFKIVGIVRQVPQEWAHFIIKENYVKAKTGQCFVFNQLLTRQELFEEGRNMNHCVGSYTNNCKNSNAAIFSMRNVLSKGNSLVTIEVNPRNRNIVQAQRRFNHSPSDFEMKIIKEWARKNDLKVPSYY; encoded by the coding sequence ATGGCTTTATCAAAACTCAAACTTAGAAAACTTAGAGAACAACAAATTATTCAAGATTATCAAAATTCACTTAAAGAAAGTAAACAACATAGCGTAAAATCATTACGAAAAGTAGCTAAAAAACATTATAACGACGAGCCTTCTCCTATCTATGCAAGTGATAAAGCAAGAAAACTTGTTGAGCTTATGAGTTCGGGTTCTCATAGCAAGGAATTTTCAGATATTGTAGCTCGTATTGCAAAAAAGGGAAAGGTTGAATCGCTATTACAAGAAGAGTATATGCTTGATGCGCTTGCTTCAGTAGCAAAAGAACACGCTTTTTTTGTTAGAAATATTGAAGATTGGAAACCAAAAGGACGTAACTCGTTGAAACTCTTTACTGATTTGGTAAGACACCTTTTTGTAAAGTATGAAGTACCTCATTGTATGACTTCACTTTGGTTTGATAATGAAAATCAACTGGCTAGAAGTTGGTTTATTGATGTAGCACAAGGAAAAAATGCTTCAAAGCTCAACCATTTTCCTGTACCGATTACCAAAAAAGAAGCTCACCACTTTGTAAAAGCTCCTGCAAAATTTACATTTGTAGCTGCTATCAGATACGGACAGGCAAAAGCTATGGGTGCATCTACACCTTTTATCAATAATCTCATCAAAACTGATTTAGGAAAGTACCTTTATCCTAAAGAAAATTTTTGGAAAGAGGTAATAGGATTTTTGTACAGAAATCGTCCGAATGCAACAGCACAAGAACTAGAAATTGTGGTAGAATATATTTGGGCGCAAAAATTTGCCAAAACGTGGGGTGCAAATAACAAGGGGCAAGTGGTTCGGAAGAATCCTCCTTTTCCAAACTTCGAATTGAAAGGTAGAACATGGGATGCCCTTTGGCGAGTAGCTTTTGAATGGTTTAAAATAGTCGGAATTGTTCGTCAAGTACCTCAAGAGTGGGCGCATTTTATTATCAAAGAGAATTATGTTAAAGCCAAAACAGGACAGTGTTTTGTTTTTAATCAACTCTTAACAAGACAAGAACTCTTTGAAGAAGGAAGAAATATGAATCACTGTGTGGGTTCTTACACCAATAACTGTAAGAACAGCAATGCAGCTATTTTTTCTATGCGAAATGTACTTTCAAAAGGAAACTCTTTAGTTACGATTGAAGTAAACCCTAGAAATAGAAATATTGTACAAGCACAGCGTCGTTTCAATCACTCGCCTTCTGACTTTGAAATGAAAATCATCAAAGAGTGGGCAAGAAAAAACGACTTGAAAGTGCCAAGCTATTACTAA
- the xrtK gene encoding exosortase K produces the protein MKKSHIIFLFTLFCVGFSFKWIFTNLDVEYSVWLLKPTTLWVEQITGFDFDFLKGEGYVCTQIEPITIIDKSCSGLNFWLMAFLVGGFLLHKKVTDVWRFFYAFLVSFFLAWCVTIIANTGRIVISIKFLSLLEPHIEYAQSHLLLGIFIYLTMLILYYVILNYALKKWFSKV, from the coding sequence ATGAAAAAATCACATATTATTTTCCTGTTTACATTATTTTGTGTTGGCTTTTCTTTCAAATGGATTTTTACAAATCTTGATGTAGAATATTCTGTTTGGCTTCTGAAACCTACTACGCTTTGGGTAGAACAAATTACAGGTTTTGACTTCGATTTTTTGAAAGGAGAAGGTTATGTCTGTACTCAAATTGAGCCTATTACGATTATTGATAAAAGCTGTTCTGGACTGAATTTTTGGCTGATGGCTTTTCTTGTTGGAGGATTTTTGTTACATAAAAAAGTAACTGATGTGTGGCGTTTTTTTTATGCTTTTTTGGTTTCATTTTTCTTGGCTTGGTGTGTTACTATCATTGCAAATACTGGACGAATTGTGATTTCTATTAAGTTTTTATCGCTTTTAGAACCACACATAGAATACGCTCAAAGCCATCTATTACTTGGTATTTTTATTTATCTGACTATGCTGATTTTGTATTATGTGATATTGAATTATGCACTCAAAAAATGGTTTTCTAAAGTTTAG
- a CDS encoding pseudouridine synthase: MKSNDKKPSKKTSFQPKGDNQEERPKKNRFDKEKRKSTKPSNLKRNKTSREKPETNPEQTAESRFERKGKKTVFKKADKKFERSKIISKPTKEEKTTQKTVSAAANETWRLNRYISNSGVCSRREADKLIAAGEIKVNGKVVKELGFKVRTTDEVKYKGKVLRKEKPVYVLLNKPKDFITTTSDPRGRKTVMDLVKNATTERIYPVGRLDRNTTGLLLFTNDGEVAKKLSHPSYEVQKIYKATLDKPFTEEDVEKLKQGLELEDGMAKADGAAILSPDGLSVGIELHIGKNRIVRRMFAHLGYEVVKLDRTVYAGLTKETIGRGNWRLLNEREIIRLRFFNKRGE; encoded by the coding sequence ATGAAAAGTAACGATAAAAAGCCAAGTAAAAAAACATCTTTCCAACCCAAAGGTGATAACCAAGAGGAAAGACCTAAAAAAAATCGTTTTGACAAAGAAAAAAGAAAATCTACTAAACCTAGTAATTTGAAACGAAACAAAACCAGTAGAGAGAAACCAGAAACCAATCCAGAACAAACTGCTGAATCAAGATTTGAGAGAAAGGGAAAAAAAACAGTTTTTAAAAAGGCTGATAAGAAGTTCGAACGCTCAAAAATAATTTCCAAACCTACAAAGGAGGAAAAAACGACTCAAAAAACGGTCTCTGCTGCTGCCAATGAAACATGGCGACTCAATCGTTATATTTCTAATTCTGGAGTATGCTCAAGAAGAGAAGCTGACAAACTTATTGCTGCTGGAGAAATAAAAGTGAATGGCAAAGTCGTCAAAGAACTTGGTTTTAAAGTCAGAACAACTGACGAGGTAAAGTATAAAGGGAAAGTGCTTCGTAAAGAAAAACCTGTGTATGTCCTACTTAATAAGCCAAAAGATTTCATTACCACTACAAGCGACCCAAGAGGACGTAAGACCGTAATGGATTTAGTAAAAAATGCCACTACAGAACGCATTTATCCAGTAGGAAGACTAGACAGAAATACGACTGGACTTTTATTATTTACTAATGACGGTGAGGTAGCTAAAAAACTTTCTCATCCTTCTTATGAAGTACAAAAAATCTACAAAGCAACTTTAGATAAGCCATTTACAGAGGAAGATGTAGAAAAACTAAAACAAGGTTTGGAGCTAGAAGATGGAATGGCTAAAGCAGATGGAGCAGCTATTTTATCTCCTGATGGTCTTTCAGTAGGAATAGAATTACACATAGGAAAAAACAGAATCGTAAGACGTATGTTTGCTCATTTGGGCTATGAAGTGGTTAAGCTAGACCGAACTGTTTATGCAGGACTTACAAAAGAAACCATTGGACGTGGTAACTGGAGATTATTAAATGAAAGAGAAATCATTAGACTTCGTTTTTTTAATAAGCGAGGAGAGTAG
- a CDS encoding CHAT domain-containing protein: MKNKCFYVLLFFAIVFPFLSKAQTNVYEQKIVEHWQNNQTDSTLFFYERLLEETNPKKESEKYIEVQKEYLRVAYLIGKAEAIKKSIEELKSLKLHPKKESDLIHQITYQEAKYQYWKGYYKESTELLAQIPNYKNLKLYQLANRYATVAKIDTSFLEIQTFEDNKFETASQQTYFLSQLFGLYGMPKDALEFAKKAIDYLPKDANKIEEVKFKLHYTDILLLDLYESKESEKFLSEMEGVIQEYASETELALRFWWLKTSKAFVERRTRNKLQEIDSVLEICKKFPVTQSIVYDNIKMKSVLLLEARKWEEAETWIDENIEIFTKLYSEKSIQVAQLYAHKSLLYFYQNFYQKSIDYSKKILANPLASENLKMDVYKVAAVTYSKVNDYERAFEYANQYLVLTKKALGENHLQIAAIYSLFASLHREQENFEQTIEYAKRVIEIYAQTNDESLPIAIARSHQIISTAYLKLDENEKALSHSLEAKEIMEERFLKSRFYVLASTYINMGMVYRNLENYDSAYQYYHLSLAAEKSIPQKNWNIARIGVTYNNLGYAFEAQQNYDSAIFYYEKALEVKEQDWNSANVLNNLANTFSAISDFKKAKENYQTSLSLNNLGKEYADFEVAIDSYKGLAALPVFSFTERLEYYKKADEVIDKMRSQIYTDNDQLLVSKLTTEVYGKALSLCFEATKSKNIDKKIYEDAFYFAEKNRAFLLRKQTNETLFLAQVPNNLRKKEANYNSLIDHYQRQVWQLEKEEPAQSTQLAYYNQQLLETRTKHQKLKEELSSKFESYKNLEKPIHLVTTEDIKTNLREEEQMLIYQWFEPYLFIQVIDKNRQLFYRVKPIDFEKLLKNYRNGIAKDGSAEKFVTQSDALYKILIQPIISHIEKSKKLIIIPDAILQQIPFSTLISTSENKDNISYQNINYPLLNFQISFHYSSSLWNMEREKKSKEYEYEFVGLAPVFNFDETNKNLIASNSRNRLTSLPYSEEEVSQIAKLFENKGRKSLALTNQRANQENLESYATKTRRLHLATHSQTFTKTPFNSHIWLFGNDSAQNNLVSKKIYASDLYGMSFPNELVVLSSCRSGVGQVVEGEGVITLTRSFLNAGTQNIVFSLWQIDDLATKELMEIFYKQVAEGKPYTEALRLAKKELSTSEKFNSPFYWSGILLIGD; this comes from the coding sequence ATGAAAAATAAATGTTTTTACGTTTTACTATTTTTTGCTATTGTATTTCCTTTTCTTTCAAAAGCACAAACTAATGTTTACGAGCAAAAAATAGTAGAGCATTGGCAAAATAACCAAACTGATAGTACTTTATTTTTTTATGAGCGTTTGCTAGAAGAAACGAATCCTAAGAAAGAATCAGAGAAGTATATTGAAGTTCAAAAAGAATATCTCAGAGTAGCTTATTTGATAGGAAAAGCAGAAGCAATAAAAAAATCTATTGAAGAACTAAAATCTTTAAAGCTACATCCAAAAAAAGAAAGTGATTTAATTCATCAAATTACTTATCAAGAAGCAAAATATCAGTATTGGAAAGGATATTATAAAGAATCCACAGAACTACTAGCACAAATCCCAAACTATAAAAATTTAAAATTATATCAGTTAGCAAATCGGTATGCAACTGTTGCAAAAATAGATACAAGTTTTTTGGAAATTCAGACATTTGAGGATAATAAATTTGAAACAGCTTCCCAGCAAACTTACTTTTTAAGTCAGCTTTTTGGGTTATACGGAATGCCAAAAGATGCTCTAGAATTTGCCAAAAAGGCTATTGATTATCTTCCAAAAGATGCCAATAAAATAGAAGAAGTAAAGTTCAAACTGCATTATACTGACATTCTACTATTGGATTTGTATGAAAGTAAAGAGAGTGAGAAATTTTTATCAGAAATGGAAGGTGTGATACAAGAGTATGCTTCTGAAACAGAACTAGCACTTCGTTTTTGGTGGCTCAAGACAAGTAAAGCCTTTGTAGAAAGAAGAACACGAAATAAACTACAAGAAATAGATTCTGTATTAGAAATTTGTAAGAAATTTCCTGTTACTCAATCTATTGTGTATGATAATATCAAAATGAAAAGTGTTCTGTTGTTAGAGGCTCGTAAGTGGGAGGAGGCAGAAACTTGGATAGATGAAAATATTGAAATTTTTACAAAGTTATACTCTGAAAAATCTATACAAGTAGCACAGTTGTATGCTCACAAATCGTTACTTTATTTCTATCAAAATTTTTATCAAAAATCTATTGATTACTCAAAAAAAATACTAGCTAATCCCTTAGCTTCTGAAAATTTGAAAATGGATGTCTATAAAGTGGCTGCTGTTACCTACTCAAAGGTAAACGATTACGAAAGAGCTTTTGAGTATGCCAATCAGTATTTAGTTCTTACCAAAAAAGCATTAGGAGAAAATCATTTGCAGATAGCAGCTATCTATTCTTTATTTGCAAGTCTGCATAGAGAGCAAGAAAACTTTGAACAAACGATTGAGTATGCCAAACGTGTGATTGAAATTTATGCCCAAACAAACGACGAAAGTCTGCCTATTGCCATAGCTCGTTCACATCAAATTATTTCTACGGCTTATTTAAAACTAGATGAAAACGAAAAAGCTCTTTCTCATAGCTTGGAAGCAAAAGAGATTATGGAAGAACGCTTTCTAAAAAGTAGATTCTATGTACTTGCTTCTACGTATATCAATATGGGAATGGTGTACAGAAATCTTGAAAATTATGATTCTGCATATCAATATTACCATCTTTCTTTGGCTGCTGAAAAATCAATTCCACAAAAAAACTGGAATATTGCAAGAATAGGTGTAACCTACAACAATTTAGGCTATGCTTTTGAGGCACAACAAAACTACGATTCGGCTATTTTTTATTATGAAAAAGCATTGGAAGTAAAAGAACAAGATTGGAACAGTGCAAATGTGTTGAATAATTTAGCAAATACGTTTTCTGCTATTTCAGACTTTAAAAAAGCAAAAGAAAACTACCAAACATCACTTTCTCTTAATAATTTAGGGAAAGAATATGCTGATTTCGAAGTAGCCATAGATTCTTATAAAGGACTGGCAGCTCTGCCTGTTTTTTCTTTTACAGAACGCTTAGAGTATTACAAAAAAGCAGATGAGGTGATAGACAAAATGCGCTCACAGATATATACTGACAATGACCAACTTTTAGTGAGCAAGCTCACAACAGAAGTTTATGGAAAGGCTCTTTCATTGTGTTTTGAAGCTACCAAATCAAAAAACATAGACAAAAAAATTTATGAAGATGCTTTTTACTTTGCAGAGAAAAACCGTGCTTTTCTACTGCGAAAGCAGACCAATGAAACACTATTTCTAGCACAAGTGCCTAATAACCTAAGAAAAAAAGAAGCAAACTATAATTCTCTGATTGACCATTATCAACGCCAAGTTTGGCAACTTGAAAAGGAAGAACCAGCACAAAGTACACAACTGGCGTATTACAACCAACAACTTTTAGAAACAAGAACAAAGCACCAAAAGCTAAAAGAAGAGCTGTCAAGCAAATTTGAAAGTTATAAAAATTTAGAAAAACCAATACATTTAGTAACAACAGAAGATATTAAGACCAATCTACGTGAAGAAGAACAAATGCTTATTTATCAATGGTTTGAACCTTATTTGTTTATCCAAGTGATTGATAAGAATAGACAACTTTTTTATAGAGTAAAACCTATTGATTTTGAAAAATTACTCAAAAACTATCGCAATGGCATTGCTAAAGATGGTAGTGCAGAAAAATTTGTAACACAAAGTGATGCACTTTATAAAATTTTGATTCAACCTATTATTTCACATATTGAAAAAAGCAAAAAACTAATTATTATTCCAGATGCTATTCTACAACAAATTCCATTTTCTACGCTAATCAGTACATCTGAAAATAAGGATAATATATCTTATCAAAATATTAATTATCCACTATTAAACTTTCAAATATCTTTTCATTATTCTTCCTCTTTATGGAATATGGAAAGGGAAAAAAAGTCTAAAGAGTATGAATATGAGTTTGTTGGGCTTGCTCCTGTTTTCAATTTTGATGAAACTAATAAGAATCTCATAGCATCAAATAGCAGAAACCGACTTACTTCTTTGCCTTACAGCGAAGAAGAGGTCAGTCAGATAGCCAAACTATTTGAAAACAAAGGTCGGAAATCCTTAGCTTTAACAAATCAGCGTGCAAATCAAGAAAATTTGGAGAGCTATGCAACCAAAACACGTAGATTGCATCTAGCTACACATAGTCAGACATTTACAAAAACGCCTTTCAATTCTCATATTTGGCTATTTGGTAATGATTCTGCTCAAAATAATTTGGTTTCAAAGAAAATATATGCCAGTGATTTGTATGGAATGTCTTTTCCAAACGAATTAGTTGTTTTGAGTAGTTGTCGTTCTGGAGTAGGGCAAGTAGTAGAAGGAGAAGGAGTAATTACGCTTACTCGTTCGTTTCTCAATGCAGGAACACAAAACATTGTTTTTTCTCTTTGGCAAATAGACGATTTAGCTACAAAAGAGCTTATGGAAATTTTCTATAAACAGGTAGCCGAAGGAAAGCCATATACTGAGGCGTTACGACTTGCCAAGAAAGAATTATCTACCTCTGAAAAATTTAATAGTCCTTTTTATTGGTCTGGGATTTTGCTTATTGGAGATTAG
- a CDS encoding LolA family protein: protein MRKIFIIFIALFFANVATTSLYAQDANARALLDAMSNKYKKYNSFRATFTSTLASESESINESLTGTITVKGNKYHLKTQGQEIYNDHKTVWTFLDDANEVTITSYDEADGLNPTDIFDIYKKGYKYVVVEEVKVNGKPHKVIDLVPEDKNLQFFKVRLTIDKANHNLANWSIFEKNGRVHSYKIANFQPNVSVTDSDFQFNKAKHPNVEEVDLR, encoded by the coding sequence ATGAGAAAGATTTTCATAATTTTTATTGCTTTATTTTTTGCAAATGTAGCAACTACCTCTCTTTATGCTCAAGATGCAAATGCTCGTGCGCTTTTGGATGCAATGAGCAACAAATACAAAAAATACAATTCGTTTAGAGCCACTTTTACCTCTACGTTGGCAAGTGAATCAGAAAGTATCAACGAATCACTTACAGGAACAATTACTGTAAAAGGAAACAAATATCATCTCAAAACCCAAGGACAAGAAATCTACAACGACCACAAAACGGTCTGGACATTTTTAGATGATGCCAACGAAGTAACCATTACGAGCTACGACGAAGCAGACGGACTAAACCCAACTGACATTTTTGATATTTATAAAAAAGGCTACAAGTATGTAGTAGTTGAAGAAGTAAAAGTAAATGGTAAGCCTCACAAGGTAATTGACTTAGTTCCAGAAGATAAAAATTTACAATTCTTCAAAGTGCGCCTAACGATAGACAAAGCCAATCATAACCTTGCTAACTGGAGTATTTTTGAAAAAAATGGACGAGTTCATTCTTACAAAATTGCTAACTTCCAACCTAATGTTTCGGTAACAGATTCTGATTTTCAGTTCAATAAAGCCAAACATCCAAATGTGGAAGAAGTAGATTTGAGATAA
- a CDS encoding MarR family winged helix-turn-helix transcriptional regulator: MNYDILHQLIDKAQEYENQTGQKLEKDDLAEFSAWLYEKTNAEEVEKQRQAIKLEPTGETLDSLIGKFIGYMYRFAKFYVKKALENSPLTTLDDFTYLGSIMLKAGSTKTEIIDYHIHEKTTGIEILKRLKKNGFITEKKSETDGRSKALFVTKAGQGVFFAHVERMQKIGELIVGDLEENEKLQLVSLLNRLNDFHQPIYHENKKENIERLFSFRKQ; the protein is encoded by the coding sequence ATGAACTACGATATTTTACACCAGCTTATAGATAAAGCTCAAGAATATGAGAACCAAACAGGGCAGAAATTGGAAAAAGATGATTTGGCTGAATTTTCTGCATGGTTATATGAAAAAACAAATGCAGAAGAAGTAGAAAAACAAAGACAGGCTATCAAACTAGAACCTACAGGTGAAACATTAGATAGTCTTATTGGAAAGTTTATTGGCTACATGTATCGTTTTGCTAAGTTTTATGTAAAAAAAGCCTTAGAAAACAGTCCTCTGACTACCTTAGATGATTTTACCTATTTGGGAAGCATTATGCTAAAGGCTGGAAGTACCAAAACAGAAATCATAGACTATCATATCCACGAAAAAACAACAGGCATAGAAATTTTGAAACGCTTGAAAAAAAATGGTTTTATTACAGAAAAAAAATCAGAAACTGATGGGCGTAGCAAGGCTTTATTTGTTACAAAAGCAGGACAAGGAGTATTTTTTGCGCACGTAGAGCGAATGCAGAAAATAGGAGAACTTATTGTGGGAGATTTAGAAGAAAATGAAAAACTACAACTCGTTTCACTTCTGAATCGTTTGAATGATTTTCACCAGCCTATCTATCATGAGAATAAAAAAGAAAATATTGAAAGGCTTTTTAGTTTTAGGAAACAGTAA
- a CDS encoding TonB-dependent receptor, with product MKILPFNYLFLFLWFVFSFPVLAQDTNQNIEEESTKTEKAVNKGIVQGTVRDKDTQEPLIGVSVIVLESDPIIGVVTDLEGNYKLEIPVGSYNIQASYVGFAPLTKFNIVVNTGNANNLNFELAESASNLEGVEIVARKETSASPTTVESPLSTQRLTTEEIKSNPGGNFDISRVVQALPGVGTTSGSVGGFRNDIIIRGGAPNENVYYLDGIEIPVINHFATQGSAGGPTGILNVSFIEDVTLSTSAFEARYDNALASVFTFKQKEGNSERFQGNVRLSGTELATTFETPLGKNTTALFSARRSYLQFLFSVLDLPIRPNYWDFQYKVTHKFNEKTTLTAIGVGAIDEFTFEAPKESTPETEYILRSNPSINQWNYTTGFALKRLVKDGYVNVALSRNMFDNRLDQFEDKQETEEFRTLLLESQEIENKLRIDVNKNKNGWKYAYGLVGQYVKFNNDIFSRIRKELRDSTGNIIQPEVTINYNSAIDFFRYGAFGQVSKTVLNNKLGLSFGVRTDMNTFTETGNNPFETLSPRLSASYYLNDEWSINGSVGRYFKLPIYTVLGFQNKAGEFVNKSNKYISSTHYVLGTEFIPRTSTRFTLEGFYKSYANYPVSVRDGISLANQGGNFGSIGNEEVASIGEGRAYGVEFLFQQKLISKIFAVFSYTFVRSEFSGSDGELIASAWDNGHLISAILGRKFGRGWEMGLKYRFAAGAPYTPFDLLESRRNYLSIGTGVLDNSRLNSERLGNFSQFDFRIDKKINFKKITLDLYFDVQNAFVQTSPQFPRYTFARTADNSGFQTTDGQPIRNDGSNAIPTFLEDDEPSVLPTIGFILEF from the coding sequence ATGAAAATTTTACCGTTTAACTACCTGTTTTTATTTTTATGGTTTGTTTTTTCTTTTCCTGTTTTGGCACAAGATACTAATCAAAATATAGAAGAAGAATCTACTAAAACAGAAAAAGCTGTAAATAAAGGAATTGTACAAGGAACTGTCAGAGATAAAGACACACAAGAGCCTCTGATTGGCGTTTCGGTCATCGTTTTGGAAAGTGACCCCATTATTGGTGTGGTTACAGATTTGGAAGGAAATTATAAACTAGAAATTCCAGTAGGAAGTTATAATATTCAAGCCTCTTATGTCGGTTTTGCACCTCTTACAAAATTTAATATTGTTGTAAATACAGGAAATGCTAATAATTTGAATTTTGAACTTGCCGAATCAGCATCTAATTTGGAAGGTGTCGAAATTGTAGCAAGAAAAGAAACGTCTGCTTCTCCTACGACGGTTGAAAGTCCTCTTTCTACACAGAGACTAACGACAGAAGAAATAAAAAGTAATCCCGGTGGAAATTTTGACATTTCTCGTGTAGTTCAAGCTCTCCCAGGGGTGGGAACAACGAGTGGCTCTGTGGGAGGCTTTCGCAACGATATTATTATTCGTGGAGGTGCGCCAAATGAAAATGTTTATTATTTAGATGGTATCGAAATTCCAGTTATCAATCATTTTGCTACACAGGGAAGCGCAGGAGGACCAACAGGAATTTTGAATGTTTCTTTTATTGAAGATGTAACCCTTAGTACTTCAGCTTTTGAGGCTCGTTACGATAATGCACTTGCTTCTGTCTTTACCTTCAAACAAAAAGAGGGAAATTCGGAGCGTTTTCAAGGAAATGTTCGTCTTTCAGGAACAGAACTTGCCACTACTTTTGAAACTCCACTAGGAAAAAATACGACAGCACTTTTTTCGGCTCGTCGTTCGTACTTGCAATTTTTATTTTCTGTTTTGGATTTGCCTATCCGTCCCAATTACTGGGATTTTCAATATAAAGTAACGCATAAATTCAACGAAAAAACAACGCTTACAGCCATTGGAGTAGGTGCAATAGATGAATTTACTTTTGAAGCTCCTAAAGAATCTACACCAGAAACAGAGTATATTTTACGTTCCAATCCAAGTATCAATCAGTGGAATTATACGACTGGTTTTGCGCTCAAAAGATTAGTAAAAGATGGATATGTAAATGTAGCACTCAGTAGAAATATGTTTGATAATCGTTTAGACCAATTTGAAGACAAACAAGAAACTGAAGAGTTCAGAACATTGCTTTTAGAATCACAAGAAATAGAAAACAAGCTAAGAATTGATGTAAATAAAAATAAAAATGGTTGGAAATACGCTTACGGTTTGGTAGGACAGTATGTAAAGTTTAACAATGATATTTTTAGTAGAATCAGAAAAGAATTGAGAGATTCGACAGGAAATATCATTCAACCAGAGGTAACTATCAACTATAACTCTGCCATTGATTTCTTTAGATATGGAGCTTTTGGACAAGTTTCAAAGACAGTTTTGAATAACAAATTAGGACTTTCTTTCGGCGTTCGTACAGATATGAATACGTTTACAGAAACAGGAAATAATCCTTTCGAAACACTTTCTCCACGTCTTTCAGCTTCGTATTATCTCAATGATGAGTGGTCTATAAATGGTTCGGTAGGGCGTTATTTCAAACTTCCGATTTATACAGTGTTGGGTTTTCAGAATAAAGCAGGCGAATTTGTCAATAAATCCAACAAATATATTTCTTCTACACACTACGTTTTAGGAACAGAATTTATACCACGAACAAGTACACGTTTTACCTTAGAAGGCTTTTATAAAAGCTATGCCAACTACCCTGTTTCGGTGCGTGATGGAATTTCACTTGCTAATCAAGGAGGAAATTTTGGCTCAATCGGAAATGAAGAAGTTGCCAGTATTGGAGAAGGAAGAGCTTATGGAGTAGAATTTTTATTCCAACAAAAACTTATCAGTAAAATTTTTGCAGTATTTTCTTATACCTTTGTTAGAAGTGAATTTTCAGGTTCAGACGGAGAACTCATCGCTTCAGCGTGGGACAACGGACATTTGATTTCAGCCATTTTAGGAAGAAAATTTGGCAGAGGTTGGGAAATGGGTTTGAAATACCGTTTTGCAGCAGGTGCACCTTACACACCTTTTGATTTGTTAGAATCAAGAAGAAATTATTTGAGTATCGGAACAGGTGTTTTGGATAATTCTCGCCTAAACTCCGAACGCTTAGGTAATTTCAGTCAGTTTGATTTTAGAATAGACAAAAAAATCAATTTCAAAAAAATTACGTTAGACCTTTATTTTGATGTTCAGAATGCTTTTGTACAAACTTCGCCACAGTTTCCACGCTATACCTTTGCTAGAACGGCAGATAATTCGGGTTTTCAAACCACCGACGGACAACCTATAAGAAACGACGGTTCAAACGCCATCCCGACTTTCTTAGAAGATGATGAGCCTAGTGTTTTGCCTACGATTGGATTTATTTTGGAGTTTTAG
- the scpB gene encoding SMC-Scp complex subunit ScpB, which translates to MQYLLNHIESLIFCSPSPISVKEIERVLSELFGTDVPKKDIEEAIEVLQKRYEQADFAIEIKAIAGGFQFLTKTEFQSSVSLLLTQRAKRKLSKSAIETLALIAYKQPITKSKLEAIRGVSCDYAVQKLLEKELLVIKGKDKSPGRPILYGTSDKFMHYFGINSLDDLPMPEDLSAEDVENAQQQAKLQAKVEGEEGDEFSLFKFKQGTEAIQNKKNQEEDNE; encoded by the coding sequence GTGCAATATTTACTTAATCATATCGAATCGCTTATCTTTTGTTCGCCTTCGCCTATTTCTGTAAAAGAAATTGAGCGAGTATTGTCAGAACTTTTTGGGACAGATGTTCCTAAAAAAGATATAGAAGAAGCTATTGAAGTGCTACAAAAACGCTATGAGCAGGCAGATTTTGCGATAGAAATAAAAGCTATTGCAGGAGGATTTCAATTTCTGACTAAAACGGAATTTCAGAGTAGTGTAAGTCTTTTGCTGACTCAAAGGGCAAAGCGAAAACTTTCCAAATCTGCTATCGAAACGCTTGCTTTGATAGCCTACAAACAGCCTATCACAAAGTCGAAGCTAGAGGCTATACGTGGCGTAAGTTGTGATTATGCTGTGCAGAAACTTTTGGAAAAAGAGCTTTTAGTTATCAAGGGAAAAGACAAATCTCCAGGGAGACCAATTCTTTACGGAACGTCAGATAAGTTTATGCACTATTTTGGGATAAATTCTTTAGATGACTTGCCTATGCCAGAAGATTTGTCTGCTGAAGATGTAGAAAATGCACAACAGCAAGCCAAGCTACAAGCCAAAGTAGAGGGAGAAGAAGGCGATGAGTTTTCACTCTTTAAGTTTAAGCAAGGGACAGAAGCAATTCAAAACAAGAAAAATCAAGAAGAAGATAATGAATGA